TGTATGCTACACGGAGCCCGAGTCCCACGACATCAGGCCATGGCTTGCTGAATAGCGAGTGGGACTGAAGCAGCGCGTTTTAGCTCCTAGCGGGCGCTAGCTCCCCAAGTCGCCCTGCTCCCGCGTTTCAGCAAGACACCCCGCTGTCCGTCTCCTCTGAGTCACCGGCATGTGTCGTCACGCAGGGAGTAGCGTACCTACGCGCTCCGCAGAAGGTTACTTCGACCGTACAGCGGGTTCCGCCGGTCAGAAACGGACGCTGCGAGCGCCGTCCGTCGTGACTGCCGGAGACATCAGCGCTGGTCCGCGGAGACGCGACGCGGCGGAAACGAGCGCGCGGGAAGGACGCCAGAGCGTAATAACCTCACTCCAGCAGCGGCACTGTGTCTGCCTCACATGAGCGGCCCGGGCACACAAAGACCGCACTGTGCTGGGGCTGTTCGGGTTTAAACAGACCGCAGTTATACGATGCCCTTCAGGACgttcctgtctgcctgtcctcGGTGTGGTGAGTGGGCTCATTGTTGCCTGTGTGGGTGATATACTCTGACAGCTTTTCAGATGGTGTGTTTGCCTGCGACTCCTTAAAGGGAAGGCCCtttgggtgtggggtggggtgggttggggggagagagggaggagggggtggtggggctgtgttgtgttgagttGTTTGACTCAAATTTAGTTTTCCCCCAGATGgcaacaatgtgtttttccttttttaatgtttggaCTTTAATCACACGCCTGAGCAGCCTTTTTTCACCAGTCTCCGGCCGTCTCTGCGAGGCCACTCTTCCCCACTTTCACTTTCATGAACTGACTCATGAGCCACTTTCTGTCTCGTCTACAAATTCCCTAATAACAGCACATTCCCtaaatgtgtttgtaatgtgGGCAATCATTTTCAGTAATGGATGCTTGTCAGTTTTATGGTGGGAGAATGACAGTCTTATGACAGGCAAGCTTCACAGTGCAGGATTTCTCAAGCCTAAAAGGAGCCTGAAACAAAGTGCCACACCTCCCTCTACTGGACATGGGAagaactgcatttatttacacagtCCTGCAGTGGGAAATCTAAGGATGCCTTTGAAAGAAATCTGCAGCAATGCTTCGCATTGATGAACAGCCTGGCTTAATAAAAGCTTATTTTCACCAGCTGTTTATGTGACTTCCCCTTCAAATATATGATGTACCAGGACGTTTGCATTTGTAGTTTGACCACTGTAGTTCACATCCTCCTCCCTGATTTTCTGGACTGAAAAATCAGGTTATGCAGTTAATTCAAATGAGGCATGTTTAATCGCGAACAACCCATCCTGCATATCTTTACAATCTTTCTGGGGACAGCGGGTATTAACATCAAAGTGCATTGTTGTTATTACAATTCATTCTCCTAGGGCAGATTAGCCAGGCATTGATCTGTGAGTTGAGTTTATCACATTAATGCTATGCCTCGAATATTGAAAACTGTtccaggcatttaaaaaaatacattttgacaaatttctattcatttttgtgttcttttctttcttttttctttgtttgtttgttgcttCCCCAAACTTCAACCTCATATTAGGAGGACAAATACGCAATGAGtttttgcatttcaatttaGTTGAAACTAATTGAATTGATATGTAATTGATATATAATTTATGTTATATTTCAATAGAATTTAAATAAGATTAGCTGATGAAGATTTCGTTTGGTGAAGTATGGAATGCAAGCTGGTCCTTGGCTCAATTACTCTGAAGTACTTCTACCCCACTCCAATCATTCATCTGGGATATCTGAATAATGTACCACAAAAACCTTAAGCACACAGGAAAGGCATTGAGAAAGGGCCAATGGTTATGATTTCTTCCATAATATTGTTAAGAGACCAACCTGAATGACGAATACATTAAACATGCAGCACTAAAATTCAAAGAAAGAATGGTACAGGAAATACAAGCACCAACTAAATTTGGGGAGCTAAAACACTCCTGACGTGGACAGAAAActggataattttttttaaagaattgtcTGTCTCATCTGATACATCTTAAAACGGCACTATCTATAGATCTTGAGCGAGATACATTATACGCAGAACCCTGGTTTGTGAATAAGACGCAGACAAACACGGGGAGGGGAATACACAGGGGTACGGCTGCTTCTGGCAGACGGCTCAGATTTCTGCTGGCACGACACAATGGCGGGAATGGTACAAATATCAGGGTAGCAGAAACATACTCCCTAATCCCAGGGACACATTGTAGGTCAGGCCTTTGGGCagcagaaggagaagagagacgGTGGAGTTCAGTCACATGATCCATTCAGCATTGCATACAATACTGCTCGCACCCTATTCAACTTACAAcagtaaataaagaaataaaaaaatgatgggCTTGAACATATTGATGCAAAATATGCAAGAAAAATATCAGGCTCCAGGCTTGGGGGCTTTACGTCTGGGTGCTGGGAGTTTGCGAACATGCTGGGAGCACAGATTTTCATAACAGTGCTGCATGATTTTAATAGACTCGGGATGAAACAGGCAGGGTTTGCAAACAGTGAGCTGGAAATGTACATATATAACAGCACGGGGATaggctggggggtgggcagaCACATTACTGGTTTCACAGGCTCTCTCACTGGATCAGCGCTGTCATTCAAACACATACGCACCCGTGCAGCCAACAGCAAACAAGGCGCCTCTCCGTATTCACGCTGTGCGATACCGTTCTCTGCCCTGCTGCTCGACTTAAACCGGTTCACCTCCATTAGCCTGATTAAACAGCACCCTTTAAACGTAGCAGTTACTGAGCACTGTAGCACACATGCTATATGGGCTGTGCTGTGGAGACGATAGGCTACCGTTGTTTTGACTGGAGAGGTGGTTTGCATGTTTGGCCCTGGGAGACCCGGGTGTATACTGGTTTTCTTTCTAACCACCATTGCAATCCCGGAATTTTAAGAAGCTgtacattttttcttaattacgcTCTTCATGTTTTCAGGGATTATTTGCTCTCTTATGCcaaattatgtcagaaataagtctgcatgccatgaagaatcaaagtcccatattcacattgtgctatattgaaAATGAGTGTGTAAAGAGAGAATTGTTTTGTATAACTGACCACGTTAAATAATGAGGTGATTCagtaggctcctaattggtgaaagtgtggacaaaTGGCACTATAACTATAACCATTTTGGTacataatgaagaattcaaaaacaaagcaaatgataaccaGCCAAACCTGCATTAGATGTATTAACAGGGCTACagattggctgtaacaaaaaccagcatacacaggggtcccttTGACTGAACTTGAGAACGCCAGGACTAGAGAAATGTGCTGTGTGAAGCATGTTGTGGAGCAGTTCATTTAGAGGCATACTGAACTAAAACATGCACCCTccatgcattcacatgcagcAAAACTAGAGTCTGCTGCATGCGTCATGTGAGACAGCCAGACCTTGCGCTCCATGCAGGACCACATGACGGCTATCATGCTGAATGCATGCTGTGGACTTCTGGGAAAATACAGGTCCAAGGTGAGCAGTGTGGCACCAACCTGGAAGACTCCAGAATCCAGACACCTCCAAGGTCTTCAGCTTCTTCTCCAATTCAGAAACTCTGTTTCCCAGGATCCTGTGCGAGGTGACAGTTCAGTCAGAAGATCAGCCTGTGAACAAGCTGCCATATTTCTTTGGCCTAGGACTACAGCCAGCGAAAAAACCCAATACATCACTTCAACTTGATACTGCTATACACCAACTTGCAATATGTTCTgaataaagaatataaaaagTAGGAAAAAttaggaaaaataataaaataataaaaggagTACAGAGAGAAAGCCGCGTACTTGTTGGTCTGGCGCTGGTGCTGTATGATGATGTTCTTCTCATGGATGGTCTCCAGCAGGGCGGTGGCCAGGGATTTCAGGTCTGAGACTGACTGAGGCGTGGCGGGgagaccacacccactctctTCAGCCAGCAGCTCATGTACTGCAGAAGGTTTCCCAAAGATTAGAAAAGACTCCTGCCTCTCCTCAACACCACAATACTTAATGCACAAgttaacactcacacagatgtGAGAGTAAAACTTCCTGAGCCCCAACAAGGGCTGGAGCTATCGGGTGTTATTTGTGCCTCACTCAAATTTCACCAATCATAGCAGCTCCCAATGGACAGACAAGTTATTTGGATTGGCTCAGCAAACAAGTCCGGGATTGACAACAAACAGTGGCCCCACCCCTGAGGGGGTTGGTTAAGCCCTGCTCTCCCATcactaactcacagcactgtcATTCCAGTCCTccatcagcaaacaaacaaatacacttCTGACAGTTGAATCAGCCCTTTGTTTAGCCGCCTTGATTAAGACCGCTTCATACATCTGTGGCACTAACACCCAGAGAAGTCCTGAGTCACCTCTACAATAATCATGGAAGTTCCTTACTGAGCTCTTTATCAGTTGAATCAATGCCACGGGTAATTATAACACTGATAACGCATCCCGAACACAACTGCAATTGCAATTGAATGCAATTTTAGTATATAGAGTGATTGTGGCTGAACGCGGTTCAAAGGAAGCACAGGGTCCTGGAGCTCATTGGCTAGGTGCCGTTCCGCCCGCTCAGAAACGAGGCtgggattgagtcttaccttgTCTGGCGGAGAGCACTCCCGTGAGACTGCTGCTTTTAGATTTACTGCACGTTTTCGAGTTCCTCCTCCGCTCCAGAGCATTCTGCAAATCAACACATGTTGACAGCAgtaaacattacacacacacacacacacacacacgattaaTGTTTCAGAAACACTACGGCATTAATGGAGACTGCAAAGATTCAACATGACACCCCTTTGCCAAAAATGCTGATAATATTTAAAGACTCTGAAATGACTGAGCATAATTAGTATTTCTCGTTTCAGTAAATTTTTATGCTGCATATTTTACTTCTTAGATTGCATATCTTCTGATAAGATATTTTTCTGAATGCCAACGCACATTTACCATCTGGGGAAATACAGCATTCCAAAGTAGATGCTGCTTGTATTTCTATCAACCAATGTTCACTCTATTTGAGAATAATTCATTCCACAGGCAAAGATGGGTTGGAGCTGAGTGTATGgtaagatgcacacacacacacacacacgcatacacacacacacacacacacacacagaatactttTTATGCAAAAGATTCACacactcatttcattttgtgcctATAAGAACCAGATTGATTAAACTGTTGTCTACCTTGTACTTCATGATGTTCACTTTCAGCAGGCTGACCTCTTCTTGGAGTTGCTTAAATCTCTCATGTAGGTATCTGTCAAAGAAATTGGGTTCTTCGGTGAAGTTGCACTGGGTTATCTTTTCATTGACAAAACAGCTACACAAAACTCACATTGACTTGAGGTGATTCTCCAAAATAAAGTGCTTTACTCCAATCAAAGGAACAGCAAGAACTTGTAGGGTTGACAGAAAACATCCATAAAATGAAGCCTTATGTGAATCCTCAAATGATCCAATTCAAATCCTGATTGGTTTGCCAAGGAACCCGTCTCATGGGCCTCCATAGATACGCACATCTCCTGACTACATCAGCAGTAGCACATCAACCCAAGAGCAACTGgtttaaatcaagaaaaatataaacGAATGGGAACCTAACAGTATAAACCGCTGATCTCCATGGCCTACACAGGGGGAAGCAGCCTCCCCACTGGAGGCTCTGCTgcctaattcaatgacaggagTAAGGAACAAGCAGAGAGACTCTCTGAAGCGAGGATTGCCATGGAGATGCTTACAGAAAACAGCCTCAGGATACATCCGGTCTCATTTGgtcttcatttaaaaagatataaaaGGAAAGCGCTTGAGAAATTCGAGTTAATGGAGTGACTGTTTAAAAATCTTTGAAATGTACAAATGGAAAACAATCTATTGCCAACAGCTCTCTGATATAGTAAGTACACTTGAACCGCTCAAGTGTcagacattttgtaaaataatattctttaacttacattcataatttagaGGGAAATTAAGCTCAACATTGATTTATCGATGCTACAGGTAAAGGCAAAGAACAAAAGGCAGAGGAGTGTCTGAACAGTTTCAGAGCTTTTTCAAGGTGTTCTTCACTTCAATgagttttcaaaaataaattcaatgtaCTGCTTGCAATGACACTAACcttgttgtaaaaaaaagagctttttgatgcaacaaaaaatgaagGCAGTCAAGAAAGTAGAAAAGACAAAGTACCTCAGACATTAATGTTCACTGcattcattaaaactgaaatctgGCTAAACATGCAATTTCCGGAAATAAGctcaaatgaaaacatgctgAAAGAGTAACAAGattacatttcccacaatgctcctGTGGTCGgcctgcctctctttctctatcactctcttgatctcacacacacacacacgagcgcacacatgcacacacgcacgcacacacacacacacacacacacacacacactcacactcacactcacacctgttCTCCATGCAGAGGGCGTCCACGTCGATGATGCGGTTCTCGTGACCGCCCAGGATGTGGTTGAGCTCCTGGTTGAGGCGGTTGGCTTTCTCCTGGAACACGCTCCGCTCAGCTTTCACATCCTGCAGCTCGTCGCTCGACGCCTTCAGAAGGTTTTCCAGCTCCTCGTTCTGCGCAAGAGAAAGACCAAGAGACAAACTGCAGGACACTGCTTTCGCACAATCATTATAGCGGTTAATAACCATACTATAATATAGTACTAAGCTATATGATAGAGAAACATTTCTTAATTCCACAACCATTCGCAAATATGGTATTAAGGCAGCCAGGGCGTCACTTTCCAGTACTTCTGCAATGTTACGTGGCTACAGCCATTTCCATAGCAGAAAATATTATAGTAACCACTTGTGTTACAAAATCATTACAACACAAGCTTACTGGCCCCTTTACCATCATCAAGCATAATTTTAAGGCACCATGTGTGAAACCTACTGATAACTAAGTCGCTCCCCATTTCTGTAATCAAACCAATCCTATACACATTCTTCATCAGTGTTATTTTGCCACTGTTATGAGTGATTTTGGTGCATATCAAACTAAATTCcacaaatcaaaatatttgcactcaaagaagccattttgtgtggCACTGCTGCAGATACATTGGTCTATGTGATCAGGCCTCTGATGACCCATGGACACAAGTCAGGTTGCTCCCTTGCCAAACAAAACAAGTTAACACCACAATTAATTTGTCAATTTGGATCCCCATGCTGTAGATGATGGATTTCAAATAAAGGACAAGGCAACTGAACAGTTTGCATTAGCTATATTAATTACGGTTGGTCTACATACAGTGACAGGGACAAATTCAAAGGAAATAAACACCATCCAAGAATTtattcccgccccccccaaaaaaactgaaagtttATATCCGCTTAGGGGTTTGGTATTATTGCTGTCAGGGTTTTCTGCACGTCCACTGAAACACATGACACATGCGCACCTGGTGACAGGAAGTGCGAGCCCTGGCGGCAGGAAGTGCAGCTTGTATTCTCTCACCATTACGCGCGCCCACTCCAGCTGCCGCACCAGGTCCTCGCGCTCATGGGCCGGGAAGTGGCGGGCCCCGACCTCCTCGTCCCCCAGCCTCTGCCTGGCGATGGTCATCCTGAGCAGCTGTgggaggagcagggggggaggggctaaggGTTGCGGTCACTGATTACGGCAAGCCTTTCTTGCTAAGGCTAGTCACGTGACGACGAGATCCTGCCGGTTCAAGAGTTCGCCCCGCCTCTGCGTTTCCGTGGGCGCCGTGCACCTGTTTACTGGGCCGAAACGGATTAGCAGCCAAGAATTTCCCCTCGTATCCTTTCCACGGAAGCGGAGAGCGCCTGTCCCACAGCTGCGCCCACAGATTTGCGAGGGGCGCAGGGGAGGGGGCGCAGAGATGGATGCCGTACCTTGTTATCCCCCTGGGCCTCCGCCAGCCGCTGATTCAGTTCCTTCATCTCCTCCGCGAGCTGTTTACCCCTCTCCCGGGAATCTCTCAACAGCTGGGCCAGGTTcacctggggagagagggacagagacagcaggggaggggcagagagagagagacagagaggagaaacagaggggggaggagagggagggggataaagaaagagagagagagagataagggggAAGGGAgcagtgaaaaagagagagatagacagaggttgagaaagaaaaaagaaacaaacagaaggggtaggagagagagagatgtgatgAAGGGATAAGACGGAGGCAGAATGCACTAGGCAGGAGGCAGATCTCCACAGGAAGGTTTCAGATCACAGCAGCGCGCCTCACCAACCTTCACTCCAGATGTTACCGTGTCTGTCAGCTCGCTCGCCCAGAAAAAGGGCTCACGCTAACGCCTCGCTACCATCTCCTGAAGCCTGAACATTACAGCAGCGCTGCACACTATCAAACACTAGTACTCAACACCAAAAGCCAAAgagaatgcatttatatatgaaaagCATAAAACAGTCATACACCATGTGAGGACCCTAGGGAAATACATTATACTCTACATGCAAAGACCTCAGAGGTcatatactgtagcttagtGCTTATTGTTTTCAACCACATAGATTTATGTTAATCTGAAACCTTCAGTGTCCATAAACAGTAATGCTTATAATTTGTGCTACTTCCTATACCAGATATGCTATTCATAACCTAATGAGGCCTCTTGACTGCATTGCAAACATATTGTCATTTGAGTAGACAATTTATTTGTACTGCAGATTGttggcttgctttccaagcattATACCAGTGAAACCCAACTTCTATAAACTCCAGCCTTACAACTCAGGTCATTGGTTGTTTGACATTCACCTATCATCTTTGCATACGACAAGTTCCCACAGCTAACCAAACGTTTCTGTTGACACAGTGTACCCATAGTCAAACAAAGAACGCAAGGTCGCCACAAAGGCACGTTATTATAGGAACAGCATGTCTACTGTAAGGTGCAATGGGGACACTCCCTTTATTTCGCAAGTCCCTGTTACAGCAGAAACAGATAGAACAATTTGTTAATGCCATACtgtaattgaaaaatatttcaataacaccaagacagaaacagaatagaaagaaaaaaagccatttcttGTCTCAATGCGTACCTGATTTCGTTTTTCAGGGGGTAAACTGGGGTCCCCATCCTgcaataaacattaaaacaccATTAGTAATTACTCACCCATATACAGCTGTGGCCATGAAGCAATCTCAATTTTTCCCACTTCAAAAT
The nucleotide sequence above comes from Anguilla rostrata isolate EN2019 chromosome 7, ASM1855537v3, whole genome shotgun sequence. Encoded proteins:
- the ccdc149a gene encoding coiled-coil domain-containing protein 149-A isoform X2; amino-acid sequence: MNSSRRNEHDWQGLVSEFLVCKRKLESKKEALLILSKELDCCQQERDQYKLMANQLRERHQGLKKKYRELIDGDPSLPPEKRNQVNLAQLLRDSRERGKQLAEEMKELNQRLAEAQGDNKLLRMTIARQRLGDEEVGARHFPAHEREDLVRQLEWARVMNEELENLLKASSDELQDVKAERSVFQEKANRLNQELNHILGGHENRIIDVDALCMENRYLHERFKQLQEEVSLLKVNIMKYKNALERRRNSKTCSKSKSSSLTGVLSARQVHELLAEESGCGLPATPQSVSDLKSLATALLETIHEKNIIIQHQRQTNKILGNRVSELEKKLKTLEVSGFWSLPGLTYNVSLGLGSMFLLP